In Meleagris gallopavo isolate NT-WF06-2002-E0010 breed Aviagen turkey brand Nicholas breeding stock chromosome 2, Turkey_5.1, whole genome shotgun sequence, the following are encoded in one genomic region:
- the CDC42EP3 gene encoding cdc42 effector protein 3, whose product MPAKTPIYLKAANNKKGKKFKLRDILSPDMISPPLGDFRHTIHIGKEGQHDVFGDISFLQGNYELLPGNEGETRVSQSGGHSEFLRANSTSESMFTETPSPVLKNAISLPAIGGSQALMLPLLSPVTFNSKQESVRSSRNPRLSCEPVIEEKLQEKSKQTENGETYKDDVWEQNGSSSHFINGRDSNSSSFSERCTDWQTVDLFEDSRLSCELTKTKSEESLSDLAGSLLSLQLDLGPSLLDEVLNVMDKNKS is encoded by the coding sequence ATGCCAGCCAAGACACCCATCTACTTGAAAGCTGCTAACaataagaaagggaagaagttCAAACTAAGGGATATCTTGTCTCCTGATATGATCAGTCCACCACTTGGAGATTTTCGTCACACCATACATATTGGAAAAGAGGGACAACATGATGTTTTTGGAGACATCTCCTTTTTGCAGGGAAACTATGAATTATTGCCTGGAAATGAAGGAGAAACTAGAGTTAGCCAATCTGGTGGCCACAGTGAATTCTTAAGGGCAAACAGCACTTCTGAATCCATGTTTACAGAAACTCCATCACCAGTGCTCAAAAATGCTATTTCCCTTCCTGCCATTGGGGGTTCTCAAGCTCTTATGTTGCCCTTACTGTCACCAGTGACGTTTAATTCAAAGCAAGAATCCGTCAGGTCATCAAGAAACCCACGGCTTAGCTGTGAGCCAGTAATTGAGGAGAAGTTGCAGGAGAAAAGTAAACAGACGGAGAATGGAGAAACATACAAAGATGATGTATGGGAGCAAAATGGTTCTTCATCACATTTTATTAATGGTAGAGACAGTAACTCATCCAGCTTTTCTGAACGATGCACTGATTGGCAAACAGTTGATTTGTTTGAAGATAGCCGACTTTCGTGTGAACTAACCAAGACAAAGTCAGAAGAATCCCTTTCAGATCTTGCAGGCTCTCTTCTCTCATTACAACTTGACTTGGGACCTTCACTTTTGGATGAGGTCCTCAATGTAATGGACAAGAATAAATCTTAG